A DNA window from Flavobacteriales bacterium contains the following coding sequences:
- the gap gene encoding type I glyceraldehyde-3-phosphate dehydrogenase encodes MIRVAINGFGRIGRVSMRALLQKPNVEVVAINDLADVKTLTHLFKYDSVHRQFNGTVEANGDSIAFNGIPVRVFAERDPSELPWKELEVDVVLESTGFFRDRKSASAHLLAGAKQVIISAPAKDADIPTIVLGVNEDKVDLNADIISCASCTTNCAAPMVKVLEDAVHVESIFVSTVHSYTGDQRLHDSPHSDLRRARAAANSIIPTSTGAAKALGKIFPHLEGHLGGAGIRVPVLDGSLTDLTCIVRSDIDEKGVNELFKKAALTAQFKGILEYTEDPIVSCDIIGNPHSCIFDAELTSVIGKMVKVVGWYDNEAGYSNRVADLIERLGNR; translated from the coding sequence ATGATAAGAGTAGCAATAAATGGTTTTGGGCGAATTGGAAGAGTAAGCATGCGCGCCTTACTTCAAAAACCGAATGTGGAAGTAGTAGCAATCAATGATTTGGCAGATGTGAAAACACTCACACATTTGTTCAAGTACGATTCGGTACACAGACAGTTTAATGGAACGGTTGAAGCAAATGGCGATTCCATCGCGTTTAATGGAATTCCTGTACGCGTTTTTGCAGAACGGGATCCTTCTGAACTTCCTTGGAAAGAATTGGAAGTTGATGTGGTGCTAGAATCTACAGGGTTTTTCCGAGACAGAAAATCAGCCTCCGCGCATTTGTTGGCAGGAGCAAAGCAGGTGATTATTTCTGCGCCCGCAAAAGATGCGGATATTCCGACAATTGTTCTTGGAGTAAATGAAGATAAGGTCGATCTCAATGCCGATATCATCAGTTGCGCTTCATGTACTACTAACTGTGCTGCCCCAATGGTCAAGGTATTGGAAGATGCTGTCCATGTTGAAAGCATATTCGTTTCTACTGTTCATTCTTATACGGGCGACCAGCGTTTGCACGACTCGCCTCATTCTGATCTTAGACGTGCTCGAGCAGCGGCAAATTCTATTATTCCTACAAGCACTGGGGCTGCAAAGGCACTCGGTAAAATATTCCCACATCTGGAGGGGCATTTGGGTGGGGCAGGAATCCGAGTTCCAGTACTTGATGGGTCACTAACAGACCTTACCTGCATTGTGCGTTCAGACATTGATGAGAAAGGCGTGAACGAGTTATTTAAAAAGGCAGCTCTAACAGCTCAATTCAAGGGGATTTTAGAATACACTGAAGATCCAATCGTTTCTTGCGACATTATTGGTAACCCACATAGCTGCATTTTTGATGCAGAGCTTACCTCCGTGATCGGTAAAATGGTGAAAGTGGTTGGTTGGTATGACAATGAGGCCGGTTATTCTAACCGAGTGGCTGATCTTATTGAGCGCCTCGGGAATCGTTGA
- the bshA gene encoding N-acetyl-alpha-D-glucosaminyl L-malate synthase BshA, whose protein sequence is MRIGIVCYPTFGGSGVVATELGKELAMKGHEVHFITYDLPVRFDRFLSNLHYHEVRVSDYPLFDYQPYELVLASRIVDVVKHEGLDILHVHYAIPHASAAYMAQQILKTEGIYMPFVTTLHGTDITLVGKDASFEPVITFAINRSDAVTAVSESLKQDTYEHFNVTRAIHVIPNFIDLKRYEGCSTEGVLKAFAPKGERILLHTSNFRPVKRVEDVIEVFYKVRKEVPSKLLLAGDGPERPKIEALCRKLGTCDDVHFLGKLKNIEEVYSVADLFLLPSETESFGLAALEAMASHVPVISSNTGGIPEINEDGITGFLSNVGDTDDMAANALKLLKDDALFEKFRTAAYEKAKQFSEESIIPIYEKLYEQVINDSRGAQ, encoded by the coding sequence ATGCGGATAGGAATTGTTTGTTATCCCACCTTTGGTGGAAGCGGTGTAGTAGCAACCGAGTTGGGAAAAGAATTGGCTATGAAAGGCCATGAAGTTCACTTCATCACATATGACCTTCCTGTTAGATTCGATCGGTTTCTCTCGAATTTGCATTATCACGAAGTGCGGGTTAGCGACTATCCACTGTTTGATTACCAACCGTACGAATTGGTTTTGGCGAGCAGAATTGTGGATGTCGTTAAACACGAAGGATTAGACATTCTCCATGTTCACTATGCCATTCCGCATGCTTCTGCTGCTTATATGGCACAGCAAATCCTAAAAACGGAAGGCATTTACATGCCGTTCGTTACCACGCTACACGGAACAGATATTACGCTCGTTGGAAAAGACGCTTCCTTCGAACCAGTTATCACTTTTGCAATCAATCGCTCTGACGCAGTAACGGCCGTTTCTGAAAGTCTGAAACAAGACACGTACGAACATTTCAATGTAACGCGTGCCATTCACGTAATACCCAACTTTATTGACCTGAAACGTTACGAAGGATGTTCAACCGAAGGCGTGCTTAAAGCCTTTGCGCCCAAAGGAGAGCGAATACTACTCCACACATCCAACTTTCGTCCAGTAAAGCGAGTTGAGGATGTAATTGAAGTCTTTTATAAGGTTCGCAAAGAAGTCCCTTCCAAATTACTTCTAGCCGGAGATGGCCCAGAAAGACCAAAAATTGAAGCTTTGTGCAGGAAACTGGGAACATGCGATGATGTCCACTTCCTTGGGAAGCTGAAAAATATTGAAGAAGTCTATTCCGTTGCTGATCTTTTTCTTCTTCCGTCAGAGACGGAAAGTTTTGGATTAGCGGCATTGGAAGCCATGGCTTCTCACGTTCCTGTCATTTCATCGAACACAGGTGGAATTCCTGAAATAAATGAAGATGGGATAACTGGATTTTTAAGCAATGTTGGAGACACGGACGATATGGCCGCTAACGCACTTAAACTTCTAAAAGATGACGCTCTATTTGAGAAATTTAGAACGGCTGCTTATGAGAAAGCAAAACAGTTCAGCGAAGAATCAATTATTCCGATTTACGAAAAGTTATACGAGCAAGTGATCAACGATTCCCGAGGCGCTCAATAA
- a CDS encoding nucleoside phosphorylase, whose product MERIAESELVLNENGSIYHLNLFPENIADTIILVGDQGRVGKISRNFDSIEYTGQNREFLTHTGRIGSKRLSVLSTGIGTDNIDIVLNELDALVNIDLATRSINQTQKSLKLVRLGTSGSLQEDLPVDSFLLSTHGIGFDGVLNYYEKGSEVEDTELTDEFMRQIDWKSTFPRPYIVKGSDSLFELLKEGTHHGMTATANGFYGPQGRQLRLKPTVSDLNERLSAFHYQGNRITNFEMETSALFGLGKALGHECATVCAIIANRFKKEYSKNHDRTVEQLITFVVDRLV is encoded by the coding sequence ATGGAAAGAATAGCAGAATCAGAGCTTGTTTTGAACGAAAATGGCAGCATTTATCACCTCAACCTTTTTCCCGAAAATATTGCCGACACAATCATACTTGTTGGAGACCAAGGAAGAGTTGGTAAAATATCCAGGAATTTTGACTCCATCGAATACACTGGACAGAACCGTGAGTTTCTGACCCACACAGGAAGAATTGGTTCAAAACGGTTGTCGGTTCTTTCAACAGGCATTGGAACAGACAACATTGATATTGTTCTGAACGAATTGGATGCACTGGTCAATATTGACCTGGCAACCCGTTCAATAAATCAAACACAGAAAAGCCTCAAACTCGTTCGACTTGGTACGAGTGGTTCTTTGCAGGAAGACCTTCCCGTAGATAGCTTCCTGCTTTCCACACATGGAATCGGGTTTGATGGGGTTCTGAATTACTACGAAAAGGGTTCTGAGGTTGAAGACACAGAATTGACCGATGAATTCATGCGTCAAATCGATTGGAAATCGACCTTTCCGCGCCCATACATCGTAAAAGGTTCAGATTCTTTGTTTGAACTTTTAAAAGAAGGAACACATCATGGAATGACGGCCACAGCCAACGGTTTCTACGGACCTCAAGGGCGCCAATTGAGACTAAAACCAACGGTTTCAGACCTCAACGAGCGGCTCAGTGCATTTCATTATCAAGGAAATAGAATTACCAATTTCGAGATGGAAACCTCAGCATTATTCGGACTTGGAAAGGCGCTTGGTCATGAATGCGCTACAGTATGCGCCATCATAGCCAACCGATTTAAGAAGGAATACAGTAAGAATCACGACCGTACGGTTGAACAACTCATCACCTTTGTGGTTGATAGATTGGTATAG